A window of the Actinomycetota bacterium genome harbors these coding sequences:
- a CDS encoding YbhB/YbcL family Raf kinase inhibitor-like protein, with translation MAGIELRSPSFGDHQPFPARHAKDHENLSPALEWSGVPEETVELAVLCEDPDAP, from the coding sequence ATGGCCGGCATCGAGCTGCGCAGCCCATCCTTCGGCGACCACCAGCCGTTCCCGGCTCGGCACGCCAAGGACCATGAGAACCTGTCGCCGGCCCTGGAGTGGTCAGGGGTGCCGGAGGAGACCGTGGAACTGGCCGTACTCTGCGAGGACCCCGACGCCCCT